One region of Priestia megaterium genomic DNA includes:
- the gntK gene encoding gluconokinase encodes MSKKYAIGVDIGTTSTKSVLFSVDGTVIANHGIEYPLYSPTPAMAEQDPEEIFQAVVRTIQTVVKTSDVKPEDILCVSFSSAMHSVIAVDQQGKPLTKCITWADNRSAEWTEKIKNEYNGHEIYLRTGTPIHPMSPLSKLTWLSNEQPELVKGTHKFISIKEYVFFKLFNEYVIDYSIASATGLFNLKNLAWDEEALKVAGVTTDQLSTPVSTMHQVKGLNTELAVEMHLLPDTPFIVGASDGVLSNLGVNAIEPGVVAVTIGTSGAIRAVTDKPVVDPKGRIFCYALTEDHWVIGGPVNNGGMIFRWARDQFGASEVETAKRLGKDPYEVLTDIAALVKPGADGLLFHPYLSGERAPLWDANAKGSFFGLGLHHKKEHMIRAVLEGVIFNLYTVLLALEELIGEPTKIQATGGFARSALWRQMMADIFNQEVSVPESFESSCLGAVILGLYSLGEVDSLNVVSDMVGATNHHYPIKENSEVYKELTTIYIRLARLFKEEYESITAFQKKYVH; translated from the coding sequence ATGAGCAAAAAATATGCAATAGGTGTAGATATCGGAACAACGAGTACAAAGTCTGTATTATTTTCAGTAGACGGTACAGTCATTGCTAACCATGGGATTGAGTATCCACTATACTCGCCTACGCCCGCGATGGCTGAGCAAGATCCTGAAGAAATTTTTCAAGCAGTTGTACGTACCATTCAAACGGTTGTAAAAACAAGCGATGTAAAACCTGAGGATATTTTATGCGTTTCATTCAGCTCAGCTATGCACAGTGTTATTGCCGTTGATCAGCAGGGAAAGCCGCTGACAAAATGTATTACGTGGGCCGATAATAGAAGTGCAGAATGGACGGAAAAAATTAAAAATGAATACAACGGCCATGAGATTTATTTACGTACAGGCACGCCTATTCACCCGATGTCGCCACTTTCCAAGCTAACATGGCTTTCTAATGAACAGCCTGAATTAGTGAAGGGAACACATAAGTTTATTTCAATTAAAGAATATGTATTCTTTAAGTTGTTTAACGAATATGTGATCGACTATTCGATTGCATCAGCAACAGGTTTATTTAATCTGAAAAATCTTGCGTGGGATGAAGAAGCATTAAAAGTAGCAGGTGTGACGACAGATCAGCTATCCACTCCTGTTTCAACTATGCATCAAGTGAAAGGGCTAAACACAGAGCTTGCAGTTGAGATGCACTTACTGCCGGATACGCCCTTTATTGTAGGTGCAAGCGATGGCGTATTATCAAACTTAGGTGTAAATGCGATTGAACCAGGCGTTGTTGCAGTAACAATTGGGACAAGCGGAGCTATTCGAGCAGTCACTGACAAGCCAGTAGTCGATCCTAAAGGTCGTATTTTCTGTTATGCGTTGACAGAAGACCACTGGGTAATTGGCGGCCCTGTAAATAACGGAGGCATGATTTTTAGATGGGCTCGTGATCAATTTGGAGCGTCGGAAGTCGAAACAGCTAAACGTCTTGGAAAAGATCCATATGAAGTATTAACGGATATTGCGGCTTTAGTGAAACCTGGAGCAGACGGCTTATTGTTTCATCCATACCTGTCAGGAGAGCGTGCGCCGCTTTGGGATGCAAATGCTAAAGGTTCGTTCTTTGGCCTAGGTTTGCATCATAAAAAAGAACATATGATTCGCGCCGTATTAGAAGGCGTTATTTTTAACTTGTATACGGTATTATTAGCACTTGAAGAGTTAATTGGAGAACCTACAAAAATTCAGGCAACAGGCGGATTTGCACGTTCCGCACTTTGGCGCCAAATGATGGCAGATATTTTTAACCAAGAAGTATCCGTGCCGGAAAGCTTTGAAAGTTCATGTCTAGGAGCAGTTATTCTTGGCTTATATAGCCTTGGCGAAGTCGACTCATTAAACGTTGTTTCCGATATGGTTGGAGCGACTAATCATCATTATCCAATCAAAGAAAACAGTGAAGTATATAAAGAGTTAACGACTATCTATATTCGTTTGGCTCGTTTATTTAAAGAAGAATACGAAAGCATTACGGCTTTTCAAAAAAAATACGTACATTAA
- a CDS encoding alpha/beta hydrolase, whose product MSESKRKLEEISFYSDALQEDVTLLVYLPSNYSTLYKYSLLIAQDGKDYVMYGRTPRLIDDLMNESEIDRTIFVGIPYKSVEDRRDKYHPEGKQVDAYIRFLAHELVPFLDKTYPTYQMGKSRVLIGDSLAATVSLLTAIAYPHTFGKVIMHSPFVNDAVLQTVNSFASPSLLDLYHVIGTEETDVKTTQDGILNFIEPNRLLHEQMKQRGYSIFYEEFNGNHTWKYWQKDVKRSLQYMLK is encoded by the coding sequence ATGTCAGAAAGTAAGCGGAAGTTAGAAGAAATTTCTTTTTATAGTGACGCACTGCAAGAAGATGTCACGTTACTAGTCTATTTGCCGTCAAACTATTCTACGCTCTATAAGTATTCTCTACTTATCGCCCAAGACGGAAAAGATTATGTTATGTACGGACGTACACCTCGTTTAATCGATGATTTAATGAACGAGTCAGAAATCGATCGTACTATTTTTGTTGGAATTCCATATAAAAGCGTGGAAGACAGACGCGATAAGTATCATCCAGAAGGAAAGCAGGTAGATGCTTACATTCGCTTTTTAGCACATGAACTTGTGCCATTTTTGGATAAAACATATCCTACATATCAAATGGGAAAATCGCGTGTTCTAATTGGTGATTCGCTTGCTGCTACAGTTTCACTGCTGACGGCCATTGCGTATCCTCACACGTTCGGGAAAGTAATTATGCATTCTCCTTTCGTGAACGATGCTGTATTACAAACGGTCAACTCATTTGCTTCTCCTTCACTTCTGGATTTGTATCATGTTATTGGAACGGAAGAAACGGATGTCAAAACAACACAAGACGGTATATTGAACTTTATTGAGCCTAACCGCCTGTTGCACGAACAAATGAAGCAGCGTGGATATTCTATTTTCTACGAAGAATTTAATGGAAATCATACGTGGAAATACTGGCAAAAAGACGTAAAGCGGTCGCTTCAATATATGTTGAAGTAG
- a CDS encoding YjcG family protein, with protein sequence MKFGVVLFPSKKLQDVANSYRKRYDSHYSLIPPHLTLKEVFEATEDQIDEIAANLRKIAEETNPFTLNVTKVSSFSPANNVIYLKVEQKPELTSLYNKLHEGNLEQPTEYSFIPHITIGQRLSDDEHLDVYSQLKLVDVAHEETVDRFHLMYQLENETWTVFETFRLGKG encoded by the coding sequence ATGAAATTTGGCGTTGTACTTTTTCCATCTAAAAAATTGCAAGATGTAGCGAATTCTTATCGAAAGCGCTATGATTCTCACTATTCATTAATTCCGCCTCATCTTACATTAAAAGAAGTCTTTGAAGCTACAGAAGACCAAATTGACGAAATTGCGGCTAATTTGCGTAAAATTGCCGAAGAAACAAATCCATTTACATTAAATGTAACGAAAGTAAGCTCATTTTCACCAGCCAATAACGTTATTTACTTAAAAGTGGAACAAAAGCCAGAACTGACGTCACTTTACAATAAACTTCATGAAGGCAATCTCGAACAACCAACTGAGTATTCATTTATTCCACATATTACAATTGGTCAACGACTTTCAGATGATGAGCACTTAGATGTGTATAGCCAGTTGAAGCTTGTAGATGTCGCTCATGAAGAAACAGTTGATCGCTTTCATTTAATGTACCAGCTTGAAAATGAAACATGGACTGTGTTTGAAACATTTCGTCTTGGAAAGGGATAA
- a CDS encoding GNAT family N-acetyltransferase gives MDIIYRTAKLDDYTEVNKILGESLELHANALPSMFDNQMAVLSPEQYQATLYYATIDILVAQYRNQIIGASVVELKYNPPTTLAPLSYTAYIQYFGVKKGFQNYGVGKGLFSATKQWAVQKGANDLQLTVWAFNEKARAFYESLGLENLSYLMTTSLQP, from the coding sequence ATGGATATTATCTATCGCACTGCAAAACTAGATGATTATACAGAAGTAAATAAAATATTAGGGGAATCACTAGAACTCCACGCAAATGCGCTCCCTTCTATGTTTGATAACCAAATGGCTGTTTTATCTCCAGAACAATATCAAGCTACCCTTTATTATGCAACCATTGATATTCTTGTAGCTCAATATCGAAATCAAATTATTGGAGCGTCTGTTGTTGAATTAAAATATAACCCTCCCACCACGTTAGCTCCGCTTTCCTACACAGCATACATCCAATATTTTGGTGTAAAAAAAGGCTTTCAAAATTATGGGGTAGGAAAAGGTCTTTTTTCTGCTACGAAACAGTGGGCTGTACAAAAAGGAGCAAATGACCTCCAGCTTACCGTATGGGCATTTAACGAAAAAGCACGTGCTTTTTATGAAAGTCTTGGGCTGGAAAACTTAAGCTATCTTATGACTACTTCACTACAGCCATAA
- a CDS encoding Lrp/AsnC family transcriptional regulator, whose amino-acid sequence MDQIDVQLLSILQRDGRMTISDLSKKLALSRPSVSERLQRLQERGVIQRFSATVSPKALGRDTQLFIQVSELKRKPEEFEDFIEQNEDVLECHRVTGPVSYFIKAAVSGMDGLRMLVDELIPYGNVNTSIILKSPVENRMITPIQKPTP is encoded by the coding sequence ATGGATCAAATCGATGTACAATTATTGTCTATTTTGCAAAGAGACGGGCGTATGACGATTAGTGATTTATCAAAAAAGCTGGCTCTTAGCCGTCCAAGCGTATCAGAAAGGCTGCAGCGCCTTCAGGAACGAGGAGTGATACAGCGTTTCAGCGCTACGGTGTCTCCGAAAGCTTTAGGGAGAGATACACAGCTGTTTATTCAAGTAAGCGAATTAAAAAGAAAACCAGAGGAATTTGAAGACTTTATTGAGCAAAATGAAGATGTGCTTGAATGTCATCGCGTAACGGGACCGGTTTCTTATTTTATCAAAGCAGCCGTGTCTGGAATGGATGGACTTAGAATGCTCGTGGATGAACTGATTCCTTATGGAAATGTGAATACCTCAATTATTTTAAAGTCGCCTGTAGAAAACAGGATGATTACTCCTATACAAAAACCGACCCCATAA
- a CDS encoding GNAT family N-acetyltransferase yields MNIKVLTNKQDPSDAYFVRQKVFVEEQQVDVEQEIDEYDSEALHLVVYKGNAPIGAGRFRMVEDYGKAERICVLSSYRKDGVGKLLMDKLEEIAAEHEIEKIKLHAQTHAEGFYKKLGYVTVSGEFMDAGIPHVEMVKKLSKKH; encoded by the coding sequence GTGAACATCAAAGTACTAACGAACAAACAAGATCCTTCTGATGCTTACTTCGTACGTCAAAAAGTATTTGTAGAAGAACAGCAGGTTGATGTAGAGCAAGAAATCGATGAATACGATTCCGAAGCCCTGCATTTAGTTGTATACAAAGGAAATGCACCAATTGGGGCAGGACGCTTCCGTATGGTAGAGGACTATGGAAAAGCCGAACGAATCTGCGTTCTTTCTTCTTATCGAAAAGACGGTGTAGGAAAGCTTTTGATGGATAAGTTAGAAGAGATCGCAGCAGAGCATGAGATTGAAAAGATTAAGCTGCATGCTCAAACGCATGCGGAAGGATTTTATAAAAAGCTAGGCTACGTAACGGTTTCAGGTGAATTTATGGATGCTGGAATTCCACATGTGGAGATGGTAAAGAAACTAAGTAAAAAACACTAG
- a CDS encoding NCS1 family nucleobase:cation symporter-1 produces MKTQIEQDGIVTLTDETHNQLSGSDLWNEDLRPTTMKEHSWKGVNFATLWIGMCLCIPAYTMASGMMTLGMNWWQAIGTIFLGNVIVLIPILLNSHAGTKFGIPYPVFARLWFGDKGAHIPALARAIVAAGWFGINTWIGTEAIDTLLSASFSSWNGLAGHTAIVFALFWLLNVGVAYKGPQAIKVLGAIAAPVIGISAIILFIWAYTNSGGWGPILSTPSKFTSTGEFLAVFFPALTGVIAFWATLALNIPDFCRYARSQKSQMVAQTFSLPLTMSVFSFIGIAVTSATIVIFGEAIWDPVALVAKFPPFIIFLGTIVIVLSSLTINVGANIVAPARAIENLNPKKITFAMGALVTGIFAILLQPWYIMSNFGNYIFGWLGTYGALLGPIDGIAIADYWLVRRRQMALKDLYEVNGRYSYSTGFNKNGIYALVIGVAIPVLGLLIPGLRFLWDNAWTFGLFISIIAYTYLMRGDKSVLAPGEYEEITLKTSEKPIIDSQTADPTITK; encoded by the coding sequence ATGAAAACACAAATCGAGCAAGATGGAATTGTGACGCTCACAGATGAGACGCACAATCAGCTGAGCGGCAGCGATCTTTGGAATGAAGATTTACGTCCTACTACGATGAAAGAACATTCTTGGAAAGGAGTTAACTTTGCCACGCTTTGGATTGGGATGTGTCTGTGTATTCCAGCTTACACAATGGCGAGCGGAATGATGACGCTTGGAATGAACTGGTGGCAGGCAATTGGTACAATCTTTTTAGGAAATGTAATTGTTCTTATTCCTATTTTGCTTAATTCTCACGCTGGAACCAAGTTTGGCATTCCTTATCCGGTATTTGCCCGCCTGTGGTTTGGAGATAAAGGAGCACATATCCCAGCACTGGCTAGGGCTATTGTGGCTGCTGGATGGTTTGGAATTAATACATGGATTGGAACGGAAGCAATTGATACACTGCTAAGCGCTTCATTTTCATCTTGGAATGGTTTAGCTGGTCATACAGCCATTGTATTTGCTCTCTTTTGGCTTTTAAATGTAGGAGTGGCGTATAAAGGACCGCAAGCAATTAAAGTGTTAGGAGCGATTGCTGCTCCGGTTATTGGTATTTCAGCTATTATTCTTTTTATATGGGCTTATACAAACTCAGGAGGGTGGGGACCCATTTTATCTACGCCTTCTAAATTTACATCCACCGGAGAATTTCTAGCTGTATTTTTCCCTGCTTTAACCGGAGTCATTGCATTTTGGGCGACGCTCGCTTTGAACATTCCGGATTTTTGTCGATATGCTAGAAGCCAGAAATCCCAAATGGTTGCGCAAACCTTCTCCTTGCCGTTGACGATGAGTGTTTTTTCATTTATTGGAATTGCTGTTACCTCGGCAACCATCGTTATATTCGGAGAAGCTATTTGGGATCCAGTGGCGTTAGTAGCTAAATTCCCTCCGTTTATCATTTTCTTAGGAACAATCGTTATCGTGCTTTCTTCTTTAACGATTAATGTGGGAGCAAATATTGTGGCGCCGGCCCGTGCAATTGAGAATCTGAATCCAAAGAAAATCACGTTTGCGATGGGAGCGCTAGTAACCGGTATCTTTGCTATTTTGCTTCAGCCATGGTACATCATGTCTAATTTCGGGAATTATATCTTTGGATGGCTTGGAACATACGGAGCGCTGCTTGGTCCTATAGACGGCATCGCCATTGCTGACTACTGGCTTGTAAGAAGGAGACAGATGGCATTAAAGGATTTATACGAGGTAAACGGTCGCTATAGTTATTCAACTGGTTTTAATAAAAACGGTATTTATGCATTAGTAATTGGCGTGGCCATACCTGTTTTAGGCTTACTGATTCCTGGACTGCGCTTTTTATGGGATAATGCCTGGACATTTGGTCTATTCATTTCTATCATCGCCTATACGTATCTCATGAGAGGAGATAAAAGTGTATTAGCGCCGGGAGAATATGAAGAAATAACGTTAAAAACAAGCGAAAAACCAATTATCGACAGTCAAACCGCTGATCCCACCATCACTAAATAA
- a CDS encoding DUF1349 domain-containing protein, with protein MSNQLVFFTNFSEGKLDSDVSWYCPPAQFQIDTETNRLVIKTDAKTDFWQRTHYGFEADNGHFLYREVEGDFEIMTKVHTYPVNRYDQAGLMIRVSKDTWIKTSVEYNPDGPNQLGAVVTNQGFSDWSSQNFTQNKSALYFKIQRKNDDYTVCYSSDGDSWTQLRIAHLLHSSKEPVQVGIYACSPQGEGYEAQFDFIKVEKL; from the coding sequence GTGAGTAATCAACTAGTATTTTTCACAAACTTTTCAGAAGGAAAATTAGATTCAGACGTTTCTTGGTATTGTCCACCAGCTCAATTTCAAATTGATACGGAAACGAATCGATTAGTGATTAAAACAGACGCTAAAACAGATTTTTGGCAGCGTACTCATTATGGCTTTGAAGCGGACAATGGACACTTTCTTTATCGTGAAGTAGAAGGCGACTTTGAAATCATGACAAAGGTGCATACATATCCAGTTAATCGCTACGATCAAGCAGGTCTCATGATTCGTGTATCAAAAGATACGTGGATCAAAACGTCAGTTGAATACAATCCCGATGGCCCTAACCAATTAGGAGCAGTCGTAACCAACCAGGGCTTCTCAGATTGGTCCAGTCAAAATTTTACTCAAAACAAATCAGCGCTTTATTTTAAAATTCAGCGCAAAAATGATGATTACACCGTTTGTTATTCAAGTGATGGAGATTCCTGGACTCAGCTCCGAATCGCTCACTTATTGCACTCATCCAAAGAACCTGTTCAAGTTGGGATTTACGCTTGTAGTCCTCAAGGAGAAGGATATGAGGCCCAATTTGATTTTATAAAAGTAGAAAAGCTTTAA
- a CDS encoding phosphatidylglycerophosphatase A family protein: protein MTAKKIPTSKEVAKATFNLLEERGVTVLDIAEIVYDLQLPYHPALTIQECAESVERVLQKREIQHALLVGIELDKLAEQNKLSEPLQSIVEQDEGLFGVDETIALGAVLTYGSIAVTTFGYLDKVKVGIIEKLDCKKEKGVNTFLDDLVASVASSAASRLAHRQRDEQEQLQEGNPAT from the coding sequence ATGACAGCGAAAAAAATCCCAACGAGCAAAGAAGTAGCAAAGGCAACATTTAATTTGCTGGAAGAGCGTGGCGTAACAGTTTTGGATATTGCTGAAATTGTGTATGATTTACAGCTTCCTTATCATCCAGCTCTAACCATTCAGGAATGCGCTGAAAGCGTAGAGAGAGTACTGCAAAAGCGAGAAATTCAGCATGCCCTTCTAGTTGGAATCGAACTTGATAAGTTAGCTGAGCAAAATAAATTATCAGAACCTCTTCAAAGTATTGTAGAACAAGACGAAGGGTTGTTTGGCGTTGACGAAACGATTGCTTTAGGTGCCGTTTTAACCTATGGCAGTATCGCTGTTACGACCTTTGGCTATTTAGATAAAGTAAAAGTAGGTATTATTGAAAAGCTGGACTGTAAAAAAGAAAAAGGAGTTAATACCTTTTTAGATGATTTGGTAGCGAGCGTAGCTTCTAGTGCGGCAAGTCGTTTGGCTCACCGTCAGCGTGATGAACAAGAACAGCTGCAAGAAGGCAATCCGGCTACGTAA
- the gnd gene encoding phosphogluconate dehydrogenase (NAD(+)-dependent, decarboxylating), whose amino-acid sequence MKIGLIGLGKMGYNLSLNLMDNHHEVVAYDVNKEAVEKLSNEGAAGAFTIEELVNELPPSPKVVWVMVPAGEVTENVITELKDLLSEGDIVIDGGNSNYKESVRRAQDLQEKGIYFFDVGTSGGMEGARNGACTMIGGDAEAFRTIEPIFSDICVENGFMYAGKSGSGHFLKMVHNGVEYGMMQSIAEGFEVLEKSQFDFDYEAVARVWNNGSVVRSWLMELTENAFSKDPKLDSIKGVMQSSGEGKWTVETALDLQTATPVIALSLMMRYRSLEEDTFTGKVVAALRNEFGGHGVVNK is encoded by the coding sequence ATGAAAATTGGATTAATCGGTTTAGGAAAAATGGGATATAATTTATCATTAAATTTAATGGACAACCATCATGAAGTTGTAGCTTATGATGTGAATAAAGAAGCGGTAGAAAAACTTTCAAATGAAGGAGCAGCTGGTGCCTTTACTATTGAAGAGCTAGTCAACGAACTTCCCCCTTCACCTAAAGTTGTATGGGTTATGGTTCCGGCTGGAGAAGTAACGGAAAATGTGATTACAGAACTAAAAGACCTTCTGTCAGAAGGAGATATTGTAATAGATGGAGGAAACTCTAATTATAAAGAATCTGTTCGACGTGCTCAGGATCTTCAGGAAAAAGGTATTTACTTCTTTGATGTAGGGACAAGCGGCGGAATGGAAGGTGCAAGAAACGGAGCGTGTACAATGATTGGCGGAGATGCAGAAGCATTCCGTACAATTGAACCAATTTTTAGTGATATTTGCGTAGAAAATGGATTTATGTACGCAGGCAAAAGCGGAAGCGGTCACTTTTTAAAAATGGTTCATAATGGTGTAGAATATGGAATGATGCAATCCATTGCTGAAGGATTTGAAGTTCTGGAAAAAAGTCAGTTTGATTTCGACTATGAAGCCGTAGCGCGCGTTTGGAATAACGGATCTGTCGTTCGCTCTTGGTTAATGGAACTAACGGAAAATGCGTTTTCAAAAGATCCTAAACTAGATAGTATTAAAGGAGTCATGCAGTCTTCTGGTGAAGGGAAATGGACCGTAGAGACTGCCCTTGATCTTCAAACGGCAACTCCTGTTATTGCTTTATCGCTAATGATGCGCTATCGTTCATTAGAGGAAGATACATTTACAGGAAAAGTTGTAGCAGCACTTCGAAATGAATTCGGCGGTCACGGTGTTGTAAATAAGTAA
- a CDS encoding MurR/RpiR family transcriptional regulator: MTQNCLGKIRSHYARFSEKEKKIANYILEQPEQIIHSTINEVADDLNVADATVFRFCKRIGFKGYQAMKIALAAEIMTPIQQIHEEIAETDNEKTIAEKIFRSNVRTLENTLQILEGNAIEKAVKLLMKADKVQFYGTGGSSVVAMDAFHKFVRTGIKTFAFIDSHFQLMSASQLTKQDVAVVISHSGTNKDTMNILNTAKANGAKTIGITGFPKSPLSQNVDVSLYTSSEETEYRSEALASRIGQLSLIDALYVNVMIANKDTSKHSLEKVRDAIAETRI; the protein is encoded by the coding sequence ATGACGCAAAATTGTTTAGGAAAAATTCGTTCTCACTATGCTAGATTCAGTGAAAAAGAGAAAAAAATTGCAAATTATATTTTAGAACAGCCGGAACAAATTATTCACAGTACCATTAACGAAGTAGCAGACGATTTAAATGTAGCTGATGCAACAGTCTTTCGCTTTTGTAAACGAATTGGCTTCAAGGGCTATCAGGCGATGAAAATAGCGCTGGCTGCTGAAATTATGACGCCTATTCAGCAGATTCACGAGGAAATTGCTGAAACGGATAATGAAAAAACGATCGCTGAAAAAATCTTTCGCTCCAACGTGCGAACGCTTGAGAATACATTACAAATACTAGAGGGCAATGCTATTGAAAAAGCCGTCAAACTTTTAATGAAGGCCGATAAAGTTCAATTTTATGGCACGGGAGGCTCTTCAGTCGTAGCTATGGATGCTTTTCATAAATTTGTGCGAACAGGAATTAAAACGTTTGCATTTATCGATTCCCATTTCCAGCTTATGTCCGCTTCTCAATTGACGAAACAAGATGTAGCGGTAGTGATTTCTCATTCTGGAACAAATAAAGACACGATGAACATTTTAAATACAGCAAAAGCGAACGGCGCCAAAACGATTGGGATCACGGGTTTTCCTAAATCTCCATTAAGTCAAAACGTTGACGTTTCTCTTTATACAAGTTCAGAAGAAACCGAATATCGATCTGAAGCTCTCGCCTCGAGAATTGGACAGCTAAGCCTCATTGATGCTTTGTATGTTAATGTAATGATTGCGAATAAAGACACCTCTAAACACTCGCTTGAAAAAGTACGCGATGCTATTGCTGAAACTAGAATTTAA
- a CDS encoding YitT family protein: MKKVLWIILGCTIASIGVLILRHSHVVTGGTAGLSLSLSYALPLSFAVIFFLINIPFYLFSFFQMGWKFTVTTIGSVSLLSLLTSLDHLLPAFTLPSLMGAVTGGLIAGLGLSILFMNGASLGGANILALFAQRKFGWDPGKVNFSFDFLVVLSSMYSIGFSKGIFSFMSIAITGFVISYFKQKIALHNQSTPTAATQPLDNVLSK; the protein is encoded by the coding sequence ATGAAAAAAGTTTTATGGATTATTCTTGGATGTACGATTGCAAGTATTGGTGTTCTTATTTTGCGGCACTCTCACGTAGTGACGGGGGGAACAGCTGGTCTGTCTCTTAGCTTATCATATGCCCTTCCTTTGTCGTTTGCGGTGATTTTTTTTCTCATTAATATTCCTTTTTATCTCTTTTCCTTCTTTCAAATGGGATGGAAATTTACCGTCACAACTATAGGATCAGTGTCTTTGCTATCACTTCTCACTTCACTCGATCACTTGCTTCCTGCTTTTACACTTCCCAGCCTGATGGGTGCTGTTACGGGCGGACTAATTGCCGGTCTTGGCTTATCCATTTTATTTATGAACGGAGCTTCTCTTGGGGGTGCTAATATTCTAGCGTTATTCGCGCAGCGAAAATTCGGTTGGGATCCTGGAAAAGTGAATTTTTCATTTGATTTCCTCGTCGTGCTGTCGAGCATGTATTCAATTGGATTTTCAAAAGGAATTTTCTCTTTTATGTCCATTGCGATTACAGGGTTTGTCATCAGCTATTTCAAACAAAAAATTGCTTTACACAATCAATCGACACCCACTGCTGCCACACAGCCTTTAGATAATGTGCTCTCTAAATAA
- a CDS encoding GntT/GntP/DsdX family permease — MDAYLLAITVVAIVIVIVGVSVFKWHAFISLTVASLFLAIASGLSMDKIVAAYETGVGGVLGHLVGILALGTILGKLMADSGAGMQVADYFVRIFGVKRLPWAMLVAGFIIGIPVFFEVGILILLPLVISIHKTTKQNILLIALPVIAGLSIVHGLVPPHPGAMAAISIYGANTGKVLLYALIISIPAAVIAGPVFAKWVNKRVIPEGEPDLIRITTTSKDLPGTGVSFFVILLPVLLMVLAAIVPIINGLPSGVVKFVELIGSPLIALLISCFAAFYLLGKRQGMTKDVIKKLTEECLLPVGSIVLIIGAGGGFKQVLIDSGVGTTIGQMSEHLSLSPLVLAFLIAGLIRIATGSATVALTTAAGIVSPIIEHMSGVNLELLVIVTGAGSLMFSHVNDAGFWMVKEYLGLTVKETFKTWTVLETLLSFIAFAGALILNAII, encoded by the coding sequence ATGGATGCATACTTATTAGCTATTACGGTTGTCGCAATTGTTATTGTTATTGTAGGTGTTTCAGTTTTTAAATGGCATGCGTTTATCAGTTTAACGGTTGCGAGTTTGTTTTTAGCAATTGCTTCTGGGTTATCAATGGATAAAATTGTTGCCGCTTACGAAACGGGAGTGGGCGGTGTTTTAGGACACTTAGTAGGAATTTTAGCACTGGGAACAATTTTAGGTAAGCTGATGGCTGATTCAGGCGCTGGCATGCAGGTAGCGGATTATTTTGTAAGAATATTCGGTGTGAAAAGATTGCCGTGGGCAATGCTAGTAGCAGGTTTCATTATTGGTATTCCTGTTTTCTTCGAAGTAGGAATTTTAATCTTACTGCCTTTAGTTATTTCGATTCATAAAACAACAAAACAAAATATATTATTGATTGCTCTGCCAGTTATTGCAGGATTATCAATTGTTCACGGTCTCGTTCCTCCTCATCCGGGAGCGATGGCAGCTATTAGTATTTACGGAGCAAATACGGGGAAAGTGCTTTTATACGCGTTAATCATTTCAATTCCAGCAGCAGTTATCGCTGGACCAGTTTTTGCAAAATGGGTTAACAAACGAGTAATTCCAGAAGGAGAGCCGGATTTAATTCGTATCACGACAACATCTAAAGATCTTCCTGGTACAGGCGTTTCATTCTTTGTTATTTTACTTCCTGTTTTATTAATGGTTTTAGCAGCAATAGTGCCTATTATTAACGGATTGCCAAGCGGCGTAGTGAAGTTTGTAGAATTAATAGGAAGTCCATTAATTGCACTTTTAATTTCTTGTTTTGCAGCGTTTTACCTGCTTGGAAAACGTCAAGGTATGACAAAAGATGTGATTAAAAAACTAACGGAAGAATGCTTGCTTCCTGTAGGATCTATTGTCTTGATTATTGGTGCAGGCGGTGGCTTCAAACAAGTATTAATCGATAGTGGAGTAGGTACAACGATTGGTCAAATGTCTGAACATCTATCTCTATCACCACTTGTACTTGCATTTTTAATTGCTGGATTAATCCGTATCGCTACAGGTTCAGCAACAGTTGCATTAACAACAGCGGCGGGTATTGTTTCACCGATCATTGAGCACATGTCTGGTGTTAATTTAGAACTTCTGGTTATTGTTACGGGCGCGGGTTCACTAATGTTCTCTCACGTTAATGATGCTGGATTCTGGATGGTGAAGGAGTATTTAGGATTAACAGTAAAAGAAACGTTCAAAACATGGACTGTTCTGGAAACGCTTCTATCCTTTATTGCTTTTGCAGGAGCACTTATTCTAAATGCAATAATCTAA